The Christiangramia flava JLT2011 genome has a segment encoding these proteins:
- a CDS encoding ferritin-like domain-containing protein codes for MKNLEELFEHQLKDLYSAESQLIKALPKMQKAAHDDKLKKAFEGHLEETREHKKRLEEICKELGIKPTGETCKAMQGLIKESEEFLKEDASEEVRDAGIIADAQRVEHYEISGYGTLVRYAKQLGHKAIANKLQKTLDEEYDADNKLDKLAEGQLNAKAV; via the coding sequence ATGAAAAATTTGGAAGAATTATTTGAGCACCAGTTGAAGGATTTGTACAGCGCAGAAAGCCAGCTCATCAAAGCCCTCCCAAAAATGCAGAAGGCAGCTCATGATGACAAATTAAAGAAAGCTTTTGAAGGTCACCTGGAAGAAACCAGGGAACACAAAAAAAGATTGGAAGAAATCTGTAAAGAACTCGGTATTAAACCTACCGGTGAAACCTGTAAAGCCATGCAGGGACTCATCAAAGAATCTGAAGAATTTCTGAAGGAAGACGCTTCTGAAGAAGTACGTGACGCCGGGATTATTGCCGATGCACAACGCGTGGAGCATTATGAAATCTCCGGCTACGGAACCCTCGTACGCTATGCCAAACAACTTGGCCACAAAGCGATCGCGAACAAACTTCAAAAAACTTTAGACGAAGAGTATGATGCCGACAACAAGCTGGACAAGCTGGCAGAAGGTCAACTGAATGCCAAAGCAGTCTAA
- a CDS encoding serine hydrolase, translated as MKKISFIVCLFLANFGFSQSDEIHEDVARIIDVWLDAQHDYDKLPAISVAVVKDQDILWKNAYGESNMEAGVAAETTTICSICSISKLFTSVAIMKLVEEGKLRLDDKIEDLLPWFDLKQQFDDSWPVTVRSVMTHSSGLPREANFPYWTGPDFPFPAKKDIDSNLKNQETLYPSSTYFQYSNLGLTLLGEIVEEVSGMPYDEYIQKNILEPLRLDDTRTELPEDLYGNQLAIGYSPQYRDGSRKKVQFFQANGIKPAAGFSSNVEDLARFASWQFRLLDSSQTEIIQSSTLKYMQNVHWTDPDFETTWGLGFAVYKGPDGSKWVGHGGSCPGYRTVLQLNPKSKIAYVVMINAGGENPAKYANGIRSILAQKKPEKDSLKTAPNLSDYTGYYDLKPWYNEMYIGVWGDKLVTLDLPTGNPGEGMDYLQHVEGDTFRRIRDNQELGETVVFERDENGKVYRLMHHNNYSKKMEQ; from the coding sequence ATGAAAAAAATCAGTTTTATTGTATGCCTGTTTTTGGCAAATTTCGGCTTTTCCCAGTCTGATGAAATCCATGAAGATGTTGCCAGGATCATTGATGTGTGGCTGGATGCCCAGCACGATTACGACAAGTTGCCGGCTATTAGCGTGGCCGTGGTAAAAGATCAGGACATCTTATGGAAAAATGCCTATGGTGAGTCTAATATGGAAGCTGGTGTGGCCGCGGAAACCACCACGATTTGCAGCATTTGCTCTATTTCCAAGCTTTTTACTTCCGTAGCTATTATGAAATTGGTAGAAGAAGGCAAATTGCGGCTGGATGATAAAATTGAAGATCTGCTACCCTGGTTTGACCTGAAACAACAATTTGATGATAGCTGGCCGGTTACGGTTCGCTCAGTGATGACGCATTCTTCCGGTTTGCCCAGAGAAGCCAATTTTCCGTATTGGACCGGTCCCGATTTTCCGTTTCCGGCCAAGAAAGATATCGATTCGAACCTGAAGAACCAGGAAACACTTTACCCGTCTTCTACCTATTTTCAGTATAGCAATCTGGGTTTGACGCTGTTGGGTGAGATCGTGGAAGAAGTTTCCGGAATGCCGTATGATGAGTATATCCAGAAGAATATTTTAGAGCCACTGCGCCTTGACGATACCAGGACTGAATTGCCGGAAGATCTTTACGGAAACCAGCTGGCGATTGGTTATTCCCCTCAATATCGAGATGGTAGCCGAAAAAAGGTCCAGTTTTTTCAGGCAAATGGGATCAAGCCTGCGGCCGGATTTTCATCCAATGTTGAAGATCTGGCGCGATTTGCCTCCTGGCAATTCCGCTTACTGGATTCTTCGCAAACAGAAATTATCCAATCCTCCACTTTGAAATACATGCAGAATGTGCACTGGACCGATCCTGATTTTGAAACTACCTGGGGTCTGGGATTTGCGGTTTATAAAGGTCCTGACGGAAGTAAATGGGTTGGTCATGGCGGAAGTTGCCCGGGTTACCGAACGGTTCTTCAGCTGAATCCAAAGAGTAAAATCGCTTATGTGGTGATGATCAATGCCGGTGGTGAAAACCCTGCGAAATATGCTAATGGCATTCGCAGCATTTTAGCTCAAAAGAAACCTGAAAAAGATAGCCTTAAAACAGCTCCAAATCTCTCCGACTACACCGGGTATTATGACTTGAAACCCTGGTATAATGAAATGTATATTGGTGTTTGGGGTGATAAACTGGTGACTTTGGATCTGCCAACCGGCAATCCTGGTGAAGGAATGGATTATTTACAGCATGTGGAGGGTGATACTTTTAGAAGGATTAGGGATAATCAGGAGCTTGGTGAGACGGTTGTTTTTGAGCGCGATGAAAATGGGAAGGTGTATCGATTAATGCATCACAATAATTACAGTAAAAAGATGGAGCAATAA
- a CDS encoding Rne/Rng family ribonuclease, with protein MDKELIIRSEPSAVDFALTKDGKLIELNKEEDGNKFNVGDIFIAKIRKPVPGLNAAFVNVGYEKDGFLHYHDLGPQISSLLKFIKRVSTGKLKDYSLKNFSFEKDIDKNGAIADVLKSNQSILVQIVKEPISTKGPRISSELSLPGRYIVLVPFSNRVSVSQKIDSKEEKERLKRLVKSIKPKGFGVIVRTVAEGKKVAELDRDLQNLVGRWTAMCKKLYKPHHPSKVLGELNRASSLLRDIFNDTFTSICVDDETLYTQIKDYVSEIAPEKESIVKLYQSNQPIFEKYGIERQIKTSFGRTVSMSKGAYLVIEHTEAMHVIDVNSGNRSNKSKNQEDTALEVNMISATEIARQLRLRDMGGIIVVDFIDMNKADNRKKLFDHLRKEMSDDRAKHKILPPSKFGLIQITRQRVRPEMNIKTREDNPNGNGEIEAPISLVNKIQVDLEKLVKKDHKKITLTAHPFIAAFLTKGFPSPRSKWFVDHKRWVKILPRDAYTYLEYHFHDKDGEMIQ; from the coding sequence GTGGACAAAGAATTAATTATCAGGTCCGAACCTTCTGCTGTAGATTTTGCCTTAACAAAAGATGGAAAACTTATTGAACTCAACAAGGAAGAAGACGGGAATAAATTTAACGTAGGCGATATTTTTATTGCCAAAATACGCAAACCCGTACCAGGCCTTAATGCCGCATTTGTAAATGTTGGCTACGAGAAAGATGGTTTTTTACACTATCACGACCTGGGACCCCAGATATCTTCATTGCTGAAGTTCATCAAACGTGTAAGCACAGGTAAATTAAAAGATTATTCTTTAAAGAATTTTTCTTTTGAAAAGGATATAGACAAGAACGGCGCTATTGCCGATGTCTTAAAATCCAATCAGTCCATTCTGGTTCAAATCGTAAAAGAACCAATCTCTACCAAGGGACCGAGAATTAGCTCGGAACTATCCCTTCCCGGGCGATACATCGTCCTGGTACCGTTTTCCAACCGCGTATCGGTCTCTCAGAAGATCGACAGCAAAGAGGAAAAAGAACGGCTCAAGAGACTGGTTAAAAGCATCAAACCAAAAGGTTTTGGTGTAATCGTGAGAACCGTGGCTGAAGGCAAAAAAGTAGCAGAACTGGACAGAGATCTTCAAAATCTTGTAGGTCGCTGGACAGCCATGTGTAAAAAACTGTATAAACCGCATCACCCGTCAAAAGTACTGGGAGAACTCAACAGGGCATCGTCCCTGTTACGTGACATTTTTAATGACACGTTCACCTCTATTTGCGTAGATGACGAGACGCTTTATACACAAATTAAAGACTATGTGAGCGAAATTGCTCCTGAAAAAGAATCAATCGTAAAACTGTATCAATCCAACCAACCAATTTTCGAAAAATACGGTATCGAAAGACAGATCAAAACCTCCTTTGGGCGTACTGTTTCCATGAGTAAAGGCGCCTACCTGGTAATCGAGCATACGGAAGCCATGCACGTGATAGACGTGAATAGTGGGAACCGCTCGAACAAATCCAAGAACCAGGAAGATACCGCGTTAGAGGTCAATATGATTAGCGCCACAGAGATCGCCCGCCAGCTGAGACTGCGCGATATGGGCGGAATTATAGTGGTAGACTTTATCGACATGAATAAAGCCGATAACCGCAAAAAGCTTTTTGACCATCTTCGGAAAGAAATGAGTGACGACAGGGCTAAACACAAGATCCTGCCTCCGAGTAAATTCGGATTGATCCAGATTACAAGACAGCGCGTAAGACCCGAGATGAATATCAAAACCCGGGAAGACAACCCCAACGGAAACGGGGAAATCGAAGCACCAATCAGTTTGGTGAATAAGATTCAGGTCGACCTGGAAAAACTGGTCAAAAAAGACCATAAAAAGATCACGCTTACCGCGCACCCATTTATTGCAGCCTTTTTAACCAAAGGCTTTCCATCTCCCCGATCAAAGTGGTTTGTTGACCATAAACGTTGGGTGAAAATTTTACCAAGAGACGCTTACACGTATCTAGAATACCATTTCCACGACAAAGACGGGGAAATGATTCAATAA
- a CDS encoding beta-ketoacyl synthase N-terminal-like domain-containing protein produces the protein MKDPIGIVSVGSVSPLGSTSEEIWNSYLQETHFLSQRPETDFPEPAGWLPAALKTSAEKLRTEDPRFRNLDNSVLYAVLAARKAFESVPVSTSAGINIGSSRGATRLFEKYHQEYIETGKVSTYTSPTTTLGNISSWVAQDLKLEGPEFSHSITCSTGMHAILNAIAWMNSGISDAFLAGGSEAPLTGFTLAQMQAMKIYSRQTEFPCRSLDMKKQENTMVLGEAAGIVSLQREAENARAWIKGIGFSTEKLRHGASLSKNGKGIQKAMKMALNGRAPKEIDAVVLHAPGTIGGDAAEVNAIKAVFGKDLAAMTSNKWKIGHSFGASGVLSLEMAILMLQKQQFLTVPFSEFQQQPEKLDNILVNSVGFGGNAVSILIGRRM, from the coding sequence TTGAAAGACCCGATAGGAATAGTTTCAGTTGGGAGTGTGTCGCCACTTGGGTCAACTTCTGAAGAAATCTGGAACAGTTACCTCCAAGAAACGCATTTTTTAAGTCAGCGGCCGGAAACTGATTTTCCCGAGCCTGCGGGCTGGTTGCCTGCTGCTTTGAAAACCTCCGCGGAAAAGCTGCGTACGGAAGATCCGAGATTCCGAAATCTGGACAATTCGGTGCTCTATGCGGTGCTGGCCGCAAGGAAAGCCTTTGAAAGTGTTCCTGTTTCTACATCCGCAGGCATCAATATCGGAAGTAGCCGTGGTGCGACCAGGCTTTTCGAGAAGTACCATCAGGAATATATCGAAACCGGAAAAGTAAGCACGTATACCTCTCCCACCACGACCCTTGGAAATATTTCGTCCTGGGTTGCGCAAGACCTTAAACTGGAAGGGCCTGAATTTTCTCATAGTATCACCTGTTCCACCGGGATGCATGCCATCCTGAATGCGATCGCGTGGATGAATAGCGGTATTTCTGACGCCTTCCTTGCCGGTGGAAGCGAGGCGCCACTTACCGGTTTTACCCTCGCGCAGATGCAGGCTATGAAGATCTATTCCCGTCAAACGGAATTTCCATGCAGGTCGCTGGATATGAAAAAACAGGAGAATACGATGGTTCTGGGAGAAGCAGCAGGGATTGTTTCGCTGCAAAGAGAGGCAGAAAACGCCAGGGCCTGGATCAAGGGAATTGGTTTTTCTACGGAAAAGTTGCGTCACGGGGCTTCGCTTTCCAAAAATGGCAAAGGCATTCAGAAGGCCATGAAAATGGCATTGAACGGCAGAGCCCCAAAGGAAATTGACGCGGTGGTGCTGCATGCGCCGGGCACCATTGGCGGGGACGCTGCTGAAGTGAATGCTATAAAGGCGGTTTTTGGGAAAGATCTGGCCGCAATGACCAGTAATAAATGGAAAATTGGCCATAGTTTTGGGGCATCTGGTGTATTAAGTCTGGAAATGGCTATCTTGATGCTTCAGAAGCAACAGTTTTTGACGGTTCCGTTTTCAGAATTTCAGCAGCAACCCGAAAAACTGGACAATATCCTGGTGAATTCAGTAGGTTTTGGCGGCAATGCTGTTTCCATACTTATTGGTCGCAGGATGTGA
- a CDS encoding cupin-like domain-containing protein produces the protein MKLDLQNIPRVRGISKEAFQRDYFVPQKPVIFEDLTQNWPAYQKWNFEYFREKAGDIKVPLYDSQPAKGRENSHGPAMKIKFSEYIDILEKGPSDLRMFFFNLLQNCPELVNDFQYPDLGVKFFKKLPVLFVGGAGSKVVMHYDMDLANNFHFNFTGKKKVLLYPPDQTGFLYKVPYSIVSMEIIDMDDPDLQTYPALSRARGFEARLGHGEGLFIPSKWWHFIKYETPSLSITLRSLPRSPKKIAEVLNNLLFMRNYDNLMRKLQGQKWIDHKNKMAIRKTHRHAGIDK, from the coding sequence TTGAAACTGGATCTTCAAAATATTCCGAGAGTCAGGGGAATTTCAAAAGAAGCATTCCAGAGGGATTATTTTGTTCCGCAGAAACCGGTCATTTTTGAAGATCTTACCCAAAACTGGCCAGCATACCAAAAGTGGAACTTTGAATATTTTCGGGAAAAAGCCGGTGATATCAAGGTTCCGCTCTATGACAGCCAGCCTGCCAAAGGCAGGGAGAACAGCCACGGCCCGGCGATGAAGATCAAATTTTCAGAATATATCGATATTCTGGAAAAAGGCCCTTCAGATTTACGCATGTTTTTCTTTAACCTGCTTCAGAATTGCCCGGAACTGGTGAATGATTTTCAGTATCCCGATCTTGGAGTGAAATTCTTTAAAAAACTGCCCGTTCTTTTTGTGGGTGGTGCAGGTTCCAAAGTGGTGATGCACTATGATATGGACCTGGCCAATAATTTCCATTTTAATTTTACGGGTAAGAAAAAAGTGTTGCTATACCCGCCAGATCAGACCGGTTTTCTTTATAAAGTGCCTTATTCGATCGTGAGCATGGAGATCATCGATATGGATGATCCAGACCTTCAAACCTATCCCGCTCTTAGTAGGGCTCGAGGTTTCGAAGCCAGGCTGGGACACGGTGAAGGACTTTTTATACCCAGTAAATGGTGGCATTTTATAAAATATGAAACTCCCAGTTTGTCTATTACTTTGAGGTCTTTGCCGAGATCACCTAAAAAGATCGCGGAGGTGCTGAATAATCTTTTGTTCATGCGGAATTATGATAATTTGATGCGGAAATTACAGGGCCAGAAGTGGATCGACCATAAGAACAAAATGGCCATCAGGAAGACGCACCGGCACGCAGGAATTGATAAATGA
- a CDS encoding SET domain-containing protein — MIHPDTQLKWISEAVGYGVVATKLIPKGTITWVQDALDSIFEPDAPLGMNELEQEMLEKYSFRNSRGEHVLCWDFGKFVNHSFRSNCLSTAYNFELAVRDIQPGEELTDDYGYLNLIESFQPIDEGTARKLVMPDDILQHYTEWDHALRKVFPEIPKNDQPLWNLLEEKLVLEISEVAAGKRKMLSTRNLYYEPEKSRI, encoded by the coding sequence ATGATACACCCCGATACGCAGTTGAAATGGATTAGTGAGGCCGTTGGTTATGGCGTGGTTGCCACCAAACTCATCCCAAAAGGCACCATAACCTGGGTTCAGGATGCCTTGGACAGTATATTCGAGCCTGATGCCCCGCTTGGGATGAACGAGTTGGAGCAGGAAATGCTGGAAAAATACAGTTTTCGCAATAGTCGTGGCGAGCATGTGTTATGTTGGGATTTCGGAAAATTCGTCAATCATAGTTTCCGGTCCAATTGTCTTTCTACCGCGTATAATTTTGAACTTGCAGTTCGGGACATCCAGCCGGGAGAGGAGCTTACCGATGATTATGGCTACCTGAACCTTATTGAATCTTTTCAGCCTATCGATGAAGGAACTGCGCGAAAACTGGTAATGCCAGATGATATTCTCCAGCATTATACGGAATGGGATCATGCCCTGCGGAAAGTGTTTCCTGAAATCCCGAAAAACGATCAGCCATTATGGAATTTACTGGAAGAAAAGCTGGTGTTGGAGATCTCGGAGGTGGCCGCCGGAAAGAGAAAGATGCTTTCTACTCGTAATTTATATTATGAGCCTGAAAAGAGCCGAATCTAA
- the bioA gene encoding adenosylmethionine--8-amino-7-oxononanoate transaminase: MQTINSDLRERDQKHLWHPLTQHKTAAAALPIVRAEGAHLFDDSGTKYIDGISSWYTAVYGHCNPYITSRVAEQMTRLDQVVFSGFTHEPAIKLSEALIAILPKGQQKLFFNDNGSTATEIGIKMALQYHHNLGNDRKVMLAFEDGFHGDTFGAMSVSGLSVYNGAFEDHFIRVERIPVPNGENTAEILEKIQVLHAENGIAGFIYEPLIQGAAAMKFHDAEGLNEILKFCRKEHIILVADEVMTGFGKTGKFFASDYLSEKPDIVCLSKALTAGLLPMGITSCSQKVFEAFYSEDIAKGLFHGHTYTANPLACTAALAAIDLLHSAEMQNNIAQIRKSNEAFAEKLKRQPKAKNVRNIGVILAFELDVEMERYGNLRNKLFRFFMDRGVALRPLGNTIYIVPPYVISEEDLQYTYSVIEQVFSEF; encoded by the coding sequence ATGCAAACTATAAATAGCGATCTTCGGGAAAGAGATCAAAAACATTTGTGGCACCCGCTCACGCAGCACAAGACCGCCGCTGCGGCCCTGCCCATCGTTCGCGCTGAAGGAGCGCATCTTTTTGATGATTCGGGAACAAAATATATTGATGGGATTTCCTCCTGGTATACGGCGGTATATGGTCATTGCAATCCATATATTACCAGTAGGGTTGCAGAACAGATGACCCGGCTCGACCAGGTTGTTTTCAGCGGATTCACTCATGAACCGGCCATCAAGCTTTCGGAGGCGCTGATAGCGATTCTTCCGAAGGGACAGCAAAAGCTCTTTTTTAACGATAATGGTTCCACGGCAACCGAGATCGGTATTAAAATGGCCCTGCAATATCATCACAACCTTGGAAATGACCGAAAGGTCATGCTAGCTTTTGAAGACGGTTTCCACGGAGATACTTTCGGTGCGATGTCGGTTTCCGGACTTTCGGTTTATAATGGTGCTTTTGAAGATCATTTTATCCGGGTGGAGCGTATTCCCGTACCAAATGGCGAAAATACTGCTGAAATCCTCGAAAAAATCCAGGTGTTGCATGCCGAAAATGGGATTGCCGGTTTCATCTATGAACCTTTGATACAGGGCGCTGCCGCCATGAAATTCCATGATGCAGAAGGCCTAAATGAAATTCTGAAGTTTTGCCGAAAAGAACATATTATTCTGGTGGCCGATGAAGTGATGACCGGCTTCGGTAAAACGGGAAAATTCTTCGCTTCAGATTATCTTTCTGAAAAACCAGATATTGTATGCCTGTCTAAAGCGTTAACCGCGGGGCTACTTCCCATGGGAATCACTTCCTGCAGTCAGAAGGTTTTCGAGGCTTTTTATTCCGAAGATATCGCTAAAGGACTTTTTCACGGTCATACCTATACGGCCAATCCGCTGGCCTGTACTGCGGCGCTGGCAGCGATTGATTTGTTGCATTCAGCCGAGATGCAGAATAATATAGCGCAGATCAGGAAATCGAACGAGGCCTTTGCGGAAAAACTCAAAAGGCAGCCGAAAGCAAAAAATGTTCGAAATATCGGAGTGATCCTGGCCTTTGAACTCGACGTGGAAATGGAGCGCTACGGGAATCTTCGGAATAAGCTTTTCCGGTTCTTTATGGATCGGGGAGTGGCCCTGAGACCTCTTGGAAATACGATCTATATCGTTCCGCCTTATGTGATCTCGGAGGAAGATCTTCAGTATACCTATAGCGTTATCGAGCAGGTTTTTAGCGAATTTTAA
- a CDS encoding regulatory protein RecX: MNYQERKSYTVDEAMQKLMHFCAYRDRSQKEVEDKLDKMHMIPQAKEKIIIRLMQEGFLNEERFARSFVRGKFRIKKWGKIKITQELKFREISTPVIKLGLSEISEKDYRKTLYELAEKKLEKIQEPNSFKKKKKLSDHLLRKGYENSLVFDCVNSLID, from the coding sequence ATGAATTACCAGGAAAGAAAAAGTTACACCGTAGATGAAGCCATGCAAAAGCTGATGCACTTTTGCGCCTATCGTGACCGTTCGCAAAAGGAGGTCGAAGATAAGCTGGATAAGATGCATATGATCCCGCAGGCCAAGGAGAAGATCATCATTCGGTTGATGCAGGAGGGTTTTTTGAACGAAGAACGTTTCGCCCGTAGTTTCGTCCGCGGAAAATTCCGCATAAAGAAATGGGGAAAGATTAAGATCACTCAGGAGCTTAAATTCCGCGAAATTTCCACTCCCGTTATCAAACTTGGCTTATCTGAAATTTCCGAAAAAGATTATCGTAAAACGCTTTATGAGCTTGCCGAAAAGAAGCTGGAAAAGATCCAGGAACCCAATAGTTTCAAGAAAAAGAAGAAACTCAGTGATCACCTCCTGCGAAAAGGTTACGAAAACAGCCTGGTCTTCGATTGCGTGAATTCGCTTATTGATTGA
- a CDS encoding cupin-like domain-containing protein — protein sequence MELKQVTRIESISKDDFVRDYVRPQKPVVIKKLIQDWPAYRKWNLEYIREMAGDRTVPLYDDRPISSRFKFNEAHAEMKMSDYIDLLEREPTNYRIFLYNLLKQVPKLQEDFSFPDIGLRFLKQLPMLFFGGANSKVFMHYDIDYANILHFHFHGKKQCILFPPSESKNLYKVPHALISREDIDFNDPDFEKFPVLKKAQGYITELNHGETLYMPEGYWHHMTYLTAGFSMSLRATPRTLTNFSKAVYNLVFMRHFDNYMRKMRGQRWIDYKNRQAVTRTHKKHHINQ from the coding sequence ATGGAGCTGAAACAGGTAACGCGCATAGAAAGCATTTCGAAAGATGATTTTGTACGGGATTATGTGCGCCCCCAAAAGCCGGTGGTGATCAAAAAGCTGATCCAGGACTGGCCTGCCTACAGGAAATGGAATCTCGAATATATTCGGGAAATGGCCGGCGACCGAACCGTGCCCCTATATGATGATCGTCCTATTTCTTCCAGGTTCAAGTTCAACGAGGCTCATGCCGAAATGAAAATGAGTGACTACATCGATCTGCTGGAGCGCGAACCCACGAACTACCGCATTTTCCTGTATAATTTGCTGAAACAGGTCCCAAAACTCCAGGAGGATTTCAGTTTTCCGGATATCGGACTTCGATTTCTGAAACAGTTGCCCATGCTGTTCTTCGGTGGAGCAAATTCCAAGGTTTTTATGCATTACGATATCGATTATGCGAATATTCTTCATTTTCATTTCCACGGAAAGAAACAATGCATCCTTTTTCCACCTTCAGAAAGCAAAAATCTCTACAAGGTGCCACATGCTTTGATCAGTAGAGAAGATATCGATTTTAATGATCCTGATTTTGAAAAATTCCCGGTCTTGAAGAAAGCACAGGGTTACATTACCGAGCTGAACCATGGCGAAACGCTTTATATGCCGGAAGGGTACTGGCATCATATGACCTATCTTACCGCCGGTTTTTCCATGAGTTTGCGTGCCACTCCAAGAACGCTGACCAATTTTTCAAAAGCCGTGTACAACCTTGTTTTTATGAGACATTTTGATAATTATATGCGGAAAATGCGCGGGCAACGATGGATAGATTATAAAAACAGGCAGGCAGTAACGCGCACTCACAAAAAGCATCATATCAATCAATAA
- a CDS encoding HU family DNA-binding protein, producing MTKADIVANISEKLGMEKGDVQATIESFMEEVKTSLESGDNVYLRGFGSFVVKTRAEKTGRNISKNTTIKIPAHNIPAFKPAKIFVEGVKSNVEVK from the coding sequence ATGACGAAAGCAGATATCGTAGCAAACATTTCAGAGAAATTAGGAATGGAAAAAGGTGACGTTCAGGCTACTATTGAATCGTTTATGGAAGAGGTGAAGACGTCTTTAGAAAGCGGCGACAACGTATACCTGCGTGGGTTCGGAAGTTTTGTTGTAAAGACAAGAGCTGAAAAAACCGGAAGAAACATTTCAAAAAACACTACTATTAAGATCCCTGCACACAACATCCCTGCATTCAAACCTGCAAAGATATTTGTAGAAGGAGTTAAATCTAACGTAGAGGTAAAATAA
- the bioB gene encoding biotin synthase BioB — protein MARHNWTKEEILEIYNKPLMELLYEAASVHREYHDPNTVQVSTLLSIKTGGCPEDCGYCPQAARYHTDLEGNDLMSVNQVKAQALRAKASGSSRVCMGAAWRNVKDGEEFDNVLEMVRTINKLDMEVCCTLGMLTENQAQRLAEAGLYAYNHNLDTSEEYYKEVISTRGYEDRLKTIDNVRKTNVTVCSGGIIGMGEKKEDRAGMLVALATLNPQPESVPINALVAVEGTPMEEQTPVPIWDMIRMVATTRIVMPETQVRLSAGRTQMSREGQAMCFFAGANSIFAGDKLLTTPNPDVNEDMEMFKMLGLNPQKAFEKKAQPVSVDAEQSAYQAQGEKPRWSRPGHQIERNLQAQEKAKTKA, from the coding sequence ATGGCTAGACATAACTGGACGAAAGAAGAGATTCTAGAGATATATAACAAACCTTTGATGGAGCTGCTGTACGAAGCGGCAAGCGTCCATCGTGAGTACCACGACCCGAATACCGTTCAGGTCTCCACATTGCTTTCTATTAAAACCGGTGGATGCCCGGAAGATTGCGGCTATTGCCCGCAAGCTGCCCGTTACCACACTGATCTGGAAGGAAACGACCTGATGAGCGTGAACCAGGTAAAAGCGCAGGCGCTACGTGCCAAGGCTTCGGGGAGTTCCAGGGTTTGCATGGGTGCAGCCTGGAGAAACGTGAAAGATGGCGAGGAGTTTGATAATGTGCTGGAGATGGTTCGTACCATCAATAAACTGGATATGGAAGTTTGCTGTACTTTGGGAATGCTTACCGAGAACCAGGCGCAAAGACTTGCCGAAGCCGGTTTGTATGCTTATAACCACAATTTAGATACTTCGGAAGAATATTATAAAGAGGTGATTTCTACCCGCGGATATGAAGATCGCCTGAAAACCATTGATAACGTTCGCAAGACCAATGTTACGGTTTGTAGCGGAGGGATCATCGGGATGGGTGAAAAAAAAGAAGACCGAGCGGGAATGCTTGTTGCTCTTGCTACTTTGAATCCTCAACCGGAATCGGTGCCAATAAACGCATTGGTAGCCGTAGAGGGAACACCTATGGAAGAGCAAACGCCGGTGCCGATCTGGGATATGATCAGGATGGTTGCCACGACGAGGATCGTGATGCCCGAAACACAGGTGAGACTTTCCGCAGGAAGGACGCAGATGAGCAGAGAAGGCCAGGCTATGTGTTTCTTTGCCGGAGCGAATTCCATCTTTGCCGGAGATAAACTGCTAACGACTCCAAATCCTGATGTGAATGAGGATATGGAAATGTTCAAAATGCTGGGACTTAATCCGCAGAAAGCATTTGAGAAGAAAGCGCAGCCTGTTAGTGTGGACGCCGAACAATCTGCCTACCAGGCCCAGGGAGAAAAACCAAGATGGTCAAGACCCGGGCACCAGATCGAGCGAAATCTTCAGGCGCAGGAAAAAGCCAAAACCAAGGCCTAA